In a genomic window of Pangasianodon hypophthalmus isolate fPanHyp1 chromosome 1, fPanHyp1.pri, whole genome shotgun sequence:
- the wdr24 gene encoding GATOR complex protein WDR24, whose product MEKMASVSTISGRTMFCLLDAPANAISVCRDATQVVVAGRNIFKIFAIEEEGFVERLNLRVGRKPSLNFSCADVMWHQADDSLLATAATNGAVVTWNLSRPCRNKQEHLFAEHKRTVNKVCFHPSEAHMLLSGSQDGFMKYFDLRKKESVSTFSGQSESVRDVQFSTKDFFTFAASFENGNVQLWDIRRPDRYERMFTAHTGPVFCCDWHPDDRGWLATGGRDKMVKVWDMTTNRAKEIYCVQTIASVARVKWRPERRWHLATCSMMVDHNIYVWDVRRPYIPFATFEEHKDVATGIVWRNQHNPDVLLSGSKDSTLYQHMFNDASRPEVRANPEGLSFGLFGDLAFAAKESLISAEGGRKPCPGGDRRYPFFFGKKHDVMERFAQVSSVLSVFECEADSGTRMDWFIETARRYQLSGRPFAELCDHNAKVAKELNRPQVSTTWTMLRIMYSDPGHPTPPANHNMSKLGNMPLMNSFSLKDMSAALNERNKENRQDNLHNLETNLNNDENEETEGSDGQAEYLFGEAELDDDDLYSMEHDNQAAEEAEFSLPQEAFPLRHEIVEHATAPELLTEKAESPQASGGETESVCLTPMESFSLISVSQLLFQPRLLPGFFNAIVKDTLAYYAEQGDVQMAVSVLIVLGERIRKEIDELTQEHWYMSYIDLLQRFKLWNVSNEVIKLSTCSAITCLNQASTTLHINCSNCKRPMSNKGWICDRCHQCASVCAVCHHVVKGLFVWCQGCSHGGHLEHVMEWLKSSNHCPAGCGHLCEYA is encoded by the exons ATGGAGAAGATGGCCTCCGTCAGCACCATCAGTGGCCGAACCATGTTCTGCCTGCTGGATGCTCCGGCCAACGCTATCAGCGTGTGTCGGGATGCCACGCAG GTGGTGGTGGCCGGGCGCAACATCTTCAAGATCTTTGCGATTGAAGAGGAAGGCTTCGTGGAGCGGCTGAACCTGCGCGTGGGCCGCAAGCCGTCGCTGAACTTCAGCTGCGCTGACGTCATGTGGCACCAGGCCGACGACAGCCTCCTGGCTACGGCGGCTACCAACGGCGCGGTGGTGACGTGGAACCTGTCGCGGCCGTGCCGTAACAAGCAGGAGCACCTTTTCGCCGAGCACAAGCGCACCGTCAACAAGGTGTGCTTCCACCCCAGTGAAGCGCACATGCTGCTCTCCGGTTCCCAGGACGGCTTCATGAAGTACTTCGACCTGCGCAAGAAGGAGAGCGTCAGCACCTTCTCCG GTCAATCAGAGAGCGTTCGAGACGTGCAGTTCAGCACGAAGGACTTTTTCACGTTTGCAGCGTCGTTTGAGAACGGGAACGTGCAGCTGTGGGACATCCGCAGACCTGACCGCTATGAGAGGATGTTCACTGCACACACCGGCCCCGTGTTCTGCTGTGACTGGCACCCTGACGACAG AGGATGGCTAGCGACAGGTGGGCGTGACAAGATGGTGAAAGTGTGGGACATGACGACCAACCGCGCCAAAGAGATCTACTGCGTACAGACCATCGCCTCGGTGGCGCGGGTCAAGTGGCGGCCCGAGCGTCGCTGGCACCTGGCCACGTGCTCCATGATGGTGGACCACAACATCTACGTTTGGGACGTACGCCGGCCCTACATTCCTTTCGCCACCTTCGAGGAGCACAAGGACGTTGCCACAGGCATCGTGTGGCGCAACCAGCACAACCCCGACGTGCTGCTTTCTGGCTCCAAAGACAGCACTTTGTACCAGCACATGTTTAATGACGCCAGTCGCCCAGAGGTGCGCGCCAACCCCGAGGGCCTCAGCTTTGGTCTGTTCGGAGACCTAGCCTTCGCCGCCAAAGAGAGCCTGATATCGGCTGAGGGTGGGCGCAAGCCGTGCCCAGGCGGAGACCGCCGCTACCCTTTCTTCTTCGGCAAGAAGCACGACGTAATGGAGCGCTTTGCACAGGTCTCCAGCGTGCTCAGTGTATTTGAGTGTGAGGCGGACAGCGGAACCAGGATGGACTGGTTCATCGAGACGGCGCGCAGGTATCAGCTGAGCGGGAGACCCTTCGCTGAGCTCTGCGACCACAACGCCAAGGTCGCCAAGGAGCTCAACAGACCTCAG GTGTCAACCACATGGACCATGCTACGCATAATGTATTCTGACCCGGGTCACCCAACACCACCGGCCAATCACAACATGAGTAAACTGGGTAACATGCCCCTGATGAACAG TTTCAGTTTGAAGGATATGAGTGCTGCTTTGaatgagagaaacaaagagaataGACAGGACAACCTGCACAACCTGGAGACCAACCTCAACAATGAcg AGAATGAAGAGACAGAGGGAAGTGACGGTCAGGCCGAGTATCTGTTTGGAGAGGCCGAGTTGGACGACGACGACCTGTACAGCATGGAGCACGACAATCAGGCAG CGGAGGAGGCGGAGTTTTCTCTCCCCCAGGAGGCGTTCCCACTACGGCACGAGATCGTGGAACACGCCACGGCGCCCGAGCTGCTGACCGAGAAAGCTGAGTCCCCGCAGGCGAGTGGCGGCGAGACGGAGAGCGTGTGTCTGACACCCATGGAGTCGTTCAGCCTGATCTCGGTGTCACAGCTGCTCTTCCAGCCACGCCTGCTGCCTGGCTTCTTCAACGCCATCGTCAAGGACACGCTGGCCTACTACGCTGAGCAGGGTGACGTGCAGATGGCCGTCTCCGTGCTCATTGTGCTCGGAGAACGAATCCGCAAGGAGATTGATGAGCTCACACAG gAACACTGGTACATGTCCTACATCGACCTGCTGCAGAGATTCAAGCTGTGGAACGTCAGCAACGAGGTGATCAAACTGAGCACGTGCAGCGCTATCACGTGTCTGAACCAGGCATCCACCACACTGCACATCAACTGCAGCAACTGCAAACGACCCATGAGCAACAAGGGCTGGATCTGTGACAG GTGCCAccagtgtgcgagtgtgtgtgcagtgtgtcacCACGTTGTGAAGGGTCTGTTCGTGTGGTGTCAGGGCTGCAGCCACGGCGGCCATTTGGAGCACGTGATGGAGTGGCTCAAGAGCTCCAACCACTGCCCTGCTGGGTGTGGACACCTGTGTGAATatgcctga